Sequence from the Rutidosis leptorrhynchoides isolate AG116_Rl617_1_P2 chromosome 3, CSIRO_AGI_Rlap_v1, whole genome shotgun sequence genome:
tgaaatgtatgcaggtagtaagtcagtccgaaaggtcgtcaaccaaagtcaaaggtcactaggtcagtatgttgtccctaaaagtttaaagtgcataaattgcatttaagtgtcatcatcaacatcatcatcattcatcaaagctaaggtaagtttaacaagaatagagatcgaaacaagagGCTAACTTTAGACAGCTGTtacaacctctatacaaatcgaaaagacgcgtagtcggtggccatggctccgtatgtgagtcccctaactgtTAACCAATTTTCAAAACCTAAATCGTCTTCCTTTAACCGTGgaaatggtttaagtgcgagtaggtcagaaattttagcacaacgttacaaaggcgtagtgactttcggaaggctatatatcctaaaccgtatatcggatttaggcgagtcctaaacgaaaagtcatctactcgaaatgaactatctgaaaatcaactttccagaagcccagagagtctgttcagaccctgaaaaatagtaaacaggtgctccggtgagattcttggtgcttgatgctcatcacggttctcatccttgatgtttgtagcttcaagtgtacaactcattgatgtgttagcataactttgaccaagattcaaccatcaactcacaatatgttaagaccaagtaagaatacaactcacttaagagttttagaaggatgatgaaccaaggttacatcatattcttagtcttaacacaaatacaagttctatttacaactaaagctacaaactttccttcaatcaaacaagtatgaacacaatcttgatcaaataaagtaatggaaccctaagctagagagcttggatccttttaacacaagttatgagattacaaagctagagagcttgaatctttggtgttcttgaagatcttgaagcataaagcttagatcttcaagttacatgaagatcataaacacaagttttgatctttataacaaaataatgagatcataagttagaaaacttagatccaacaaaaagaatgaagattcaaagctagaaagcttgaatcttggttgttcttgaagatccttgaagcatgcagctagatcttcaagttacatgaagattacaaacaaaagtttgaatctttacaacaaaatatagagattaaaagctacaagatttagatataacaaaataagtgaagattcaaagctaggaagcttgaatcttccatgttcttgaaggattcaaatccaagtttgaatctacaagatataacaagatctaaaagctaaagagctagatcctttgatgatgatgatgtcgtgaatgagaagggaagaagaagaagaagaaagtttaaaacttacactttttagagtgagaaagaatagagagagaattagagagtatgtgtgtgtaatttgttaatgagatcaagtgtgaaatgggatgaataagcttggtatttatagaaggtgagggtatgacatggtggtggtggttgtgggttatgggaggggacaaggggacacctttttgctttttagttaatggttgtctaaagttagtgcttatgttaggatctcatacaacattaaggataatggtaagcaaaaatgctagtatgttccctctaataaatgggcatttgtcttacattaatatgggtcactagtcattaataattgagctaattaaatagtccactagctagtgtagggtgggctaaagtccaacaaagtagaaagtccaacaagactaactagtgtgctctagtaaattactaaacgtaattaagcatccaaaaacctaagtaattgttattataaaataacaactagtaataatattccgattatgaccaaagttaaacgtgtacacagtacacattttgttctaaacgtcaagtgacactaacagtcgTAAAGGCTTCCggagatcaagttaagtaacctacgtacttaaaggcacgtttaaacatataaacgaaagtaatccacatgtagtaagatcccagagtataatatagctcagtacgcacaaatacgcagtttcgtgaaagcacaaagcacaaaagcaagtcaaaaaagtcgggtcgttacagaagtGAATGGAATTTGGCCATCAATACGCACTTGCAGTAAAGTCAGTGGACAAAAGCTGAGAGGGATGCGGTTAAGGAGGACACTTGGTCATCATGAGATCTTGACGCAAGTGGGAGCTTCTAGGGTTTACTTTTGTGATTGTCCCTTTAGTTGACCGCTTGGTTCTCATAATGGTTCGTGAGACCAAGCATAGAATTTTCATCGGTTGAGGCTATGGACATACATATTATGTTTTGTTATGTTTGGCTGCATTTTATATGTTATGTGATTGTGTATAATTTGTCATGTGAATTAAAAATCAAAACATAATTAAAATCAAGTTAAAATGTTTTTAACTTGTGAGGTGAATATTGTATGCATGTAATATTCTAACACAATTTTTCTAAAAGATTATTAAAATTGTATAATATACCCGTCGAAATTTAAGTCGTGCCATCCAATTCGGTTGAAACACTTGTCGTTATTTTTTGACTATGCGTGAGACCTAGTTGAATTATAACTCGAGGTGATCATTATCTATGCGTGAGACCTAGATTAATTATTTACATGTTTCACAATTGGATGACTTAATCGAGTTAAGAGGTGAGACCGCAACCCGAGGCAAAAATGAAAGTAAACATGCCAGCACGACACTAATGTTAGACACTAGATGTcgtaggtcccataaagatctaagagttgcacttgtaatgcaattggtgccCGCCGCCTACCGATTGAATCCACCATTACTAGCAGATCAACTGATGTGATGGTGGAAGTACAATGTGGATCTTAGCCTTTTacgaaattaatagttttataaattttaaaacatgGGTAGTTAATTTATAAAAGGATAATTATTAAAGATACTAAAAGAACCTTGTTTATTTTATAGATGACATCAAACGCAATTCAATCCGTAAACAACATGACCATAAGGTCAATCCTTGAGAAGGAAAAGTTGAAAGGTAACAACTTCATTGACTGGTATCGAAACCTTCAGATTGTCTTAAGGTCTGAAAGGAAGTTGCACCATCTGGAAAATCCTTTACCCGAGGCCCCACCTGAGACTGCTAGTACTACTGTTTGTAATGCTTATACTAAGCAGTACAACGAACAAATTGAAGTAGCAGGTCTTATGCTTGCTAGCATGACCTCTGAGCTCCAAAAGAACTTAGTGGACTATAATGCATATGACATGATTGGGAAACTCAAGACGATGTTCCAACAGCAGGCTGAACAGGAATTGTTTGAAACTGTGAAAGCGTTTCACGCTTGCTAACATGAGTTGGGGCAGCCAGTTAGCCAATATGTCTTGAAGATGAAAGGCTATCTGGATCAACTGGAGCGCCTAGGTTATGATATGCCACTAGTTCTTGGAGTGCACTTGATACTTACTTCACTATCCAAGGATTATGAtggatttgtaatgaattacaatatgcataaCATGGGTAAACCCATTCCCGAGCTGCATGCGATGCTTAAACAAGCTGAGAAGGGGCTACCAAAGAAGACTCATGCAGTCTTAACCATAAAGGAAGGTAAAATCCAGAAAAGAAAGTCGCAAGCTGCTAGTGGAAAGGGAAAAGGAAAAAGTAAGCAAGCTTACACTCCCAAAAGGAAAATTCCTCCACAAGCTAAGAAAGAGCATCCCGCTAAGAACATGGCTTGTCACCATTGTGGCCAAATTGGTCATTGGAGACGAAACTCTATGCTTTACCTGGAAGAGTTGAAGAAGGGAAATGTTGGTTCGACCAGCACTTCAGGTATCTTCATTGTAGAACTCTATAATTTTCCTAATAAAACATGGGTGTATgacactggttgtggtactcaaaTTTGTAATAATATGCAGGGACTTAGGAAAATTCGAAAGCTGAATAAGGGGGATTTGGATCTGTACGTTGGCAATGGCGATCATGCAGCTGTCGAAGCTATAGGAACCTCCCAAGTGGACTTATTATTATTTTAGATAATTGTCACTATGCACCTTCTATTACTAGAGGTGTTATTTCAGTTTCTCGTTTGAAGGATAATGGTTTTAATCATGTATTCACAAAttatggtatttcagtttctaaggataatgttTTTTATTTTAATGTTATTCAATGTTATTCCCagagatggtatttttgaaattgatatgcataatcTTGTTCCAAACGAAAGTTCTATATTTAATTGTAGCTCTAAGAAATTCAAGTATGATTTGAATTCCacatatctatggcattgtcgtcttggtcatataaacaagataCGCATAACAAAGCTCCAACACGATGGGCTTCTTGAGTCAACCGGCAATGAGTCGTTTGacatatgtgaatcttgtttatctGGAAAGATGACTAAGAAACCCTTTACCCATCAGGTTGAAAGGGCGAGTGATCTACTTGGACTCATTcttactgatgtatgtggcccattTAGAACAATGTCTAGAGATGGAGCTACCTACTTCGTTACCTTTACTGATAAtttcagtagatatggttatgtttacttgattAAACATGAACATGAAGTATTTGAAATGTTCAAAGCAtttcaaaatgaagtagaaaatcaactcgaAAAAGCCATTAAGGTTCTACGGTCTGACCGTGGAggcgaatatatgagtcaagagtttttggatcaTTTGAGAGATCGTGGGATTGTGTCACAATTTACTCCTCCTTACACACCTCAACACAATGGGGTGTCAGAAAGGAGAAATCGAACTTTGCTTAACATGGTTCGATCGATGATGTGTCTAACTACTCTTCCAGCTTCCTTTTGGGGATATGCTCTAGAGTCTGTTGCTTGCATTCTAAACATAATTCTAACCAAGAAAGTAAATAAGACACCATGTGAACTATGGCATGGGAAGATCCTAAATCTGTCTTACTTGAAGGTCTGGGATTGTGAGGCTCACGTGAAGCGTGATACACCGAACAAACTTGAGTCCAGAACTATCAAGTGTATCTTTGTAGGATACCCAAAGGAAATAATGGGATACTACTTCTACTATCCAGCAAAAAATAAGATTTTCATTGCTAGATATGCTGAGTTTTTGGAGAAGAGTCTCCTCTTACAAGAAACAAGTGGTAGCACTGTAGATCTTGAATAAATTCAAGAACAGAATACATTACCTTCTGAAGGTACTAGCAAAATTCGCATTGAGCCACAACATGAAAGTGTCAAGCTACAGGACGAAGCAAGTCtcatttatagatctagtagaacctCTCGTCCACCAGAAAGGTTAAACCTTATGGTTATGACAGAGGATTTGGAATTAGGGGATCTTGGAGAACTCGCTAATTACAAAGCTGCATTGTCAGATCCAGAATCTGATAAATGGCTGGATGCTATGAAtgtagagatgcagtccatgaaagataatcaagtttgGCACTTAATTGATCTTCCACCAAACAGCAAGCTTGTTGGGTGTAagtggatcttcaagaagaagaccgacatggACGAAAATGTACACACCTTTAAGGCCCGTTTGgtagcaaaaggttatactcaaacctaCGGGGTTGATTATGAAGAGACCTTTTCTCTAGTAGCGGACATTAAAGCTATTAGGATACTCATAGCTATAACAGCGTACTATGTCTATGAGATTTGGTAAATGGATGTCAAAAACGCATTTATGAATGTTTACcttagcgaggacgtatatatgatgCAAccagaagggtttgtgaatcctaaatATCCTAAGAAAGTATGCAAGCTTCAGAATTCTatctatggattaaagcaagcatcgagGAGTTGGAATAAGAAGTTTgatgagaaaatcaaagagtttagCTTCTCACAAAACCTTGACCAACCATGTGTGTACATGAGAGCTAGTGGGAGCATTAAAGTCTttctgatcttatatgttgatgacatattactcatgggaaatcaTATTCCAATGTTACAAGACGTTAAGTCCTGGcttgtgatatcggctaaaaagtcacgttttcaccccggtattaaggcccaaaaacaacaaagattcgaactttatcgaaaaaatacccacttcgtcggttagaattgaagaacaagtaattaaaagaatcaagagaatcggagctaaaacgaagattctagagtgaaaacggtgaaagacaagaaatcaagttacgatccagtgaatcaaggctgaccagcatcaaaaatggcctgccatacggcctgccagtatggaaacggcctgccaaatacggttcaccaagcggcctgccaaacgggctgccagaaaaacggcctgccaaatacggcccaccaaacggcctgccaaatggcctgccagctgtattttggtaaattcctagtctatttaaagggtctttgtcattcattccaacacacacttcaattcacttctttctctctcttgtacaatattagtcatactctcaaggccttcgactccatgcgggaaacctagtacccggagaagaatgctgaagattgtattaggagcggtctggagtcttgaagttgtcacttttgtattcagaactcgtttaatctactggtacttctatcccttatcttatataatgttttatgatattgttgccatgattagcgagtagttatctttagtgtttgctatgatgtaagcagttataatgccgaaataatagtaaggtatgtgtatgctgttgaaatgctttccgattatgctttaaactcaatcgattttctaactaatagaacatagttatagactctgttattgggaagtcgcgaaccccgattcatagtacactatctgtgtcaccccttggtaagagaagtctatcggatacaacgtaagatcgaccgaggcacaccggttgtagtaagtctatcaagctttagattccgactgaggactctttcgtagtgaaacatctgactagacccttagtacattatcggtcctagaccatgctagtgtagtcaccaagcatataaacttcgtacgtgcacgctgaagcacagcggttgttgtaagctgtacctctgctaagtaaggccatggaacccgattagtgttgaccagtacactgcaccataacgcggtctcaagcattgcaccccgcttgagggattcttagttaattaaggaactgtttgtttagacacataaaggattggtcCATTAGGATAActgaacatgttcatggaagtcagcttgacttggccatggtgttctttatggttgaactctttttaagggcctaactaccttttaccaatcattaatgaaagcattgaaacgcatcacgtctctcggatatggtaaaccatgtattctattatgcttaagaaagtttagaccatttcggaatgttaatacgtcacccaaccgagtcgctcaattggatgagccgtctgaacgtgtatgcctgtagtcagactgcacgggcgtcgggggtaacaaacgttgctatctattcagaatcttcaagcctaacccagtgacatgtcttatgacaggggcgtttaggaccagtgtaatgaatacagggcctctacctattcatgagccagcattccataatctcggcagaataactgatgaagtcatagcatgcactcactttaaccttatctgaattacgaattttatcgcattaatttatctgtcttataaattagaaaatccaaaaataaatattcactactccctaactatcttaggcttaaatataggttcgattctactgatatctcaaaaatacgactctaggtcatatttcccttacttataaggagtagtaagatttaagccccgctaaatataaatttaaaacagtaccctcct
This genomic interval carries:
- the LOC139901158 gene encoding uncharacterized protein produces the protein MTSNAIQSVNNMTIRSILEKEKLKGNNFIDWYRNLQIVLRSERKLHHLENPLPEAPPETASTTVCNAYTKQYNEQIEVAGLMLASMTSELQKNLVDYNAYDMIGKLKTMFQQQAEQELFETVKAFHAC